GCCCGCACGCTCCGTACCGGCAAGTCCGGCCTCATCGGCCTGACCGTGACCACGTACGGGGATGAACCTTTCACCTTCACCGAGTTCGCCTACTTCGCCGAGATGGCGCGGGCCGCCACCTCCGCCGCGCTGGCCCGCGGCTACGCCCTCGTCATCCTCCCCGCCACCTCCCGCCACGACGTGTGGTCCAACGTCGCCCTCGACGGCACCGTGGTGATCGACCCCTCCGACCACGATCCGGTCGTCACCGAGCTCTTACGCCAGGGCATCCCCGTCGTCAGCGACGGCCGCCCCGCCGGCGCCCTGCCCGTCACCGCCTGGGTCGACAACGACCACGAGGCGGCGGTGCTGGGACTGCTCGACCATCTCGCCGAGGCCGGCGCCCGCCGGATCGGACTGCTCACCGGGACCTCCACCGACACCTACACCCGGCTGTCCACCACGGCGTACCTCCAGTGGTGCGAACGGGTGGGACAGGATCCGGTCTATGAGGCGTACCCGGCCCACGACCCTTGTGCCGGTGCCGTCGCCGCCGACCGGCTGCTCGCGCGCCCCGACCGCCCCGACGCGGTCTACGGCCTCTTCGACCCCAACGGCACCGATCTGCTCGCCGCCGCCCGCCGTTACGGACTCCGGGTCCCCGACGATCTGCTGCTGGTGTGCTGTAGCGAATCGACCGTCTACCGCACCACCGAGCCGCCCATCACGACCCTCTCACTCAAACCCCGCCGGATCGGCACGGCGGTCGTCCAGTTGCTCATCGACGCCATTGAGGGCCTTGCCACCGACCAGCCCGTTGAGCAGGTCATACCCACCGAATTGATGGTGCGGACGTCCTCACAGCGCCGTCCGCCGCGTACGACGGTCAGCGCCCCGCGCAGCCGAGCTGGAGGCTGACCTGAGGGCGACTCAAGGATGACCCGAGGAGGACCTGAGGCCAATGGGCTTCCCCTACTGGGCCAATCCGGGATAAAAGTCCGACGAAGCAGGAGCGAGCTGCGATTGACGGCACCCTGGTGCGTCACAAGCCCTCACGGTCATTCCTATGATGGGCGGACGACACCGCGGACCGCCGTCGACCAGGCAAGGTCCACAAGGTGGCACGGCGGCGTGATGGTGGAGGGGTCGATGACTCAGGGGGCCGGTCTGGAAGCCACGGCAGGGACCACGGCTGCGATCCCTCCTGTGCCCGCGTACGGGGCGTACACCCCGCCCGGCATGGTCGTGCCCGGAGCCGTGGAGCCCGGGTCCGTGCCCGCCGCGCCGGGCACCGCCGCGCCCGTGCCGCAGCCCGCGCCCGAAGGGCCGGCGCCTGGCGCACCGGCTCCGGCAGCGCCCGCCCCTGGCGCACCCGCTCCCGCCGCGCCCGCTCCTGGCGCACCGGCGCCCGGGGCGCCCGCGCCGGACACGCCCACGCCCCTGCCCGCCGAGTACACCCCGACCGAGCGGCTCCCGATCCTGGGCCCGGGGCACACCCTCAAGGACACCCAGCTCGTCCCGTCGCAGGACCGCCCCACTGTGGCGCTCACCCCGGTGCCCGAGCCCGAGGACGGCCCGCTGGCCCAGGACGAGGGCCCCGGCCCGCTGTACGTCGTGGGCGATGTCCACGGCTACCACGAGGAGCTGCGCGAGGCGCTCGCCGCCGAGGGCCTGATCGACGCCAAGGGCAACTGGTCCGCGGGGAACGCCCGGTTGTGGTTCCTCGGCGACTTCACCGACCGCGGCCCGGACGGCATCGGCGTCATCGACCTGGTCATGCAGCTCTCCGCCGAGGCCGCCGCCGCGGGCGGCTACTGCAAGGCGCTGATGGGCAATCACGAGCTGCTGCTGATCGGCGCCAAGCGGTTCGGCGACACGCCGGTCAACTCCGGTGCCGGAACGGCCTCCTTCCAGGCGGCCTGGCTGCTCAACGGCGGCCAGCGCAGCGATATGGAGCGGCTCGAGGACCACCACCTCCAGTGGATGTCCCGGCTGGACGCGATGGCGGAGGAGGACGGCCATCTGCTGGTCCACTCCGACACCACCGCCTATCTGGAGTACGGCGACTCGATCGAGGCCGTCAACGACACCGTCACCGAGACGCTCCAGCGCAGCGACGCCGACGAGTGCTGGGACCTGTTCCGCAAATTCACCAAGCGGTTCGCCTTCCGCGACGAG
This genomic interval from Streptomyces asiaticus contains the following:
- a CDS encoding LacI family DNA-binding transcriptional regulator, whose translation is MTAAGKHQVSRSAGRRLGRAGIRDVAAAAGVSITTVSDALNGKGRLPEATRRHVREVAERLGYRPSAAARTLRTGKSGLIGLTVTTYGDEPFTFTEFAYFAEMARAATSAALARGYALVILPATSRHDVWSNVALDGTVVIDPSDHDPVVTELLRQGIPVVSDGRPAGALPVTAWVDNDHEAAVLGLLDHLAEAGARRIGLLTGTSTDTYTRLSTTAYLQWCERVGQDPVYEAYPAHDPCAGAVAADRLLARPDRPDAVYGLFDPNGTDLLAAARRYGLRVPDDLLLVCCSESTVYRTTEPPITTLSLKPRRIGTAVVQLLIDAIEGLATDQPVEQVIPTELMVRTSSQRRPPRTTVSAPRSRAGG
- a CDS encoding metallophosphoesterase codes for the protein MTQGAGLEATAGTTAAIPPVPAYGAYTPPGMVVPGAVEPGSVPAAPGTAAPVPQPAPEGPAPGAPAPAAPAPGAPAPAAPAPGAPAPGAPAPDTPTPLPAEYTPTERLPILGPGHTLKDTQLVPSQDRPTVALTPVPEPEDGPLAQDEGPGPLYVVGDVHGYHEELREALAAEGLIDAKGNWSAGNARLWFLGDFTDRGPDGIGVIDLVMQLSAEAAAAGGYCKALMGNHELLLIGAKRFGDTPVNSGAGTASFQAAWLLNGGQRSDMERLEDHHLQWMSRLDAMAEEDGHLLVHSDTTAYLEYGDSIEAVNDTVTETLQRSDADECWDLFRKFTKRFAFRDEDAGPTAARELLDTYGGERIVHGHSPIPYLLGEVGSEDGEDGGAPAVEGPHVYADNLAVAMDGGITMAGKLLVVQLPLPN